The genomic segment acttctttagggctaaaggtgtcaatagacgtacatGCCAGTAGAGTAAACGAAataagtatgcgagagcggcgtgtcactatgtgccagtacgtgtctatagCTAACACCTTCAGTATAGtacaagtggcagatcatttcactaatcatgtgcccaaatattacggcttgtttaaatgaggcgcggagaataagtccaaacagactccatctccaggagtgaatgatcctgatcgcaagctaactacccccacacattttcacctcaccaaatctggcccttgttgcaaaaagtttggacacccctggcatTATATTTTCACAGAATCAGGAATTCATATACCATAGTCTGAAATATCCCATTAAGACTTAGATTTACATGGTTTAGTGTTCTACGGTACAtgctttattctttatattgtgtGTAATTTGTTTAAGCAAAAACTCAATAGTCTTACTTTCCAAAATTGAAGATTTTGAAAATGATCAATTTTGGGAAGTacactgcaatatttttaatggCCTGCTCAAGATGACCTGTTTCATGACGCATTTCTCTTATTTTCATATATGATTgcataaataaatcattaaaaactgTTCATCATTTAAAAGATTATCTTTTTGTTCATTGTTATGAATgctgtttaaaatgaaaatcgtgtaaaaagctgtgtaaaaaataaatggagaacTTATCATGGTGTGTgatattttacaccatgcgaatgccagattttaccgacattatttcataaaaataaaacattgggtggaagttgctcaaagaaaaaatgtgtaaaaaacgTGTGacgtgtaaaaaaattaaaaaaattttttatgacttggggcagctgggaaaatgacaaaatgtctagccccatgtcagatttcaaaattgaatataaaaaatctgtttgctcttttgagaaatggatttcagtgcagaattctgctggagcagcactattaactgattcattttgataaatatttttttcccatgacagtatccctttaatgattaaaCTGCAGTGATggacattataatttttttttttacaatggaacCTACTTATGTGAACAAATAACACTTTTCACAGACAATACAGATAGCAAAACATCTAGCTGCTCATAATTGCTTCATAAATGAATGCAAAGTAATTTTGGTTCTAAACTTGCAGTCAATATTTATTCAGCtcagtagactttttttttccataaggCACAATGTGTTGGTTGATTTAGAGGCCCTCTGTCTGTAATGTGCACCTAGTTGGGACTACTGGGTACAGCAGGGAATGCAGTATAATGAGAATTATTCTGATTTCTGTGGATGTAACAATTCCTTCTGGAAGTTGTAGCTCAGTAAGAAGCAGTGGGGAggcaatacaataaataaataaatatacttatttGGGGGCCTTAAGGGTACTTTGCGAGTACAGCTCAGGTTCAGGCAATGAGGAAATGTAATGTGACTAATTCTGCTGTCTGTGAATTGAAAGCCCCTGAATATTCAATAAGCACTGAGGGTAAATTTGATGAGAGAGCAAAATGTTGACCCATTTCAAGAGCAGAGGCTATGAGACTGATCTCTTGGAGAAGTCCAGGgacatttatcaaaatcagactTGCTttgtaaaaaagcaaataaaaaaccaAACAGGTTACACTTTGTTACCACATATTTAGCCCAATCAGGACACGCGAAAGACATAATATACCGAAATTGGCATTTATTGCCAATTTATTGCTATACTATATATAAAGAGATTCTTTTATTATACCTTttgtttgaatattttctttGAGTGTGCTAACCCAACATATGCAATGTAGAGGCTTTGGTTACTTAATGTAGGGCTACCTTTGGGTTGTTTGCACCTCATATAAAACTTTTGCATAGTCTTGCTTTGTTGCCAGAGTGCCCTCCATTGATCTGTGTTTTTGTAGCCCCTGAATATTCACCATGAAGCCAGCAAGGTTGGTTCTGGCCATTGTATTAGATAAGAATTGCATGTATTCTAGCAGATACCTACTTACTAAGCTATATCTGTGTGGACGTGTAGGTGCCAGTCCTCCCCCCTGCCTCAAGGAAGTACTATCTGTACTGTGCAGCAGCGGGTGGCTGGCCAGTGCCGTATGGAGGAGCTGCAGATGGTAACTGAGGTGTAACTGAGGTGGGGGTGTCTCTGACACCTGAAAAAATGTAGCAGATGCCAGTTAATTACCAAACctagaggagaactgacttctgtaacattgttttaaaagccaTCAAGGTCAATTACATTTAGACcatttatattacagtttttagtcaatgtatatttgaaagttgTTTTCATCCACgataatatgaaatatttatggTGTATGGTACATAACTTTCTTACTGCATGCTTCTGTATTTAGCCAGtcttttaaagaaatttttagtAACTGTTTCTGAACTTTTGCTGCCAGATaagctgtgtgtgtttgtgtgtatgtatgtaaggTGTTAACAGTACAGCAATACATCTCTTCCATTTCAAAAGTGATGGCCCAGTCTGAGATAAAAGGGTCTAATGTAACCAATGACCCATCGTGGTATGTGCTCATTAGGTGTATTTGGGTGCTAGCTCCAGGTTTCCAAGAGGCTCCTGTGTCAATAAATCCAGTGCACTTGCACCCAAAGAATCTGGCACAAGTCATTTTGAGCTAGAAGTAGTGAGATCCAAATTTCAGCGCAACTTTCTGCATTTTAAAGCATGGACCTCAATTGTGTCAAATGCAACACCACCATTCAACCACTATTAGGCTAGAATTattgggaaaatgctgcattgtgagtaaaaaacatggcaaaactGGACTttgcacatattttatatatgtgtgtgtgttttttttcactacaTTGATGATATTCTCATTATTTGGCAGGGTAGTGTTAAGTCATTTGGTCAGATAGTGTCATATTTGCATGAACTTGTTTGGCTGGTTAAATGTACTGCCTCTATTTTACCAGTGAAAGAGTCATACAATTTTTAgttcaccagtgaaaattcgctggcatcaatttccgattttcacaatttttttgtgaaagtgtcagattttttacgattttttagtgaaaaccttcaaatttcaagatttttgagtgaaatccttcaaatttcagaCAGACCAGACTTAATACCTCGGATGGATACGCATCGATCCGCCATCAGTatggcctttatatatatatatatatatatatatatatatatatatatacatatatatatatagtgaataaagtacccccttttgtaaaatataaggatattataagttaccgaggagtttcatgaccatataaaaacacgaggccgaaggccgagtgcttttatacaggtcatggaactccgaggttacttctaatatcctcatattttgcaactgggggtactttatttattataatacacatgtttcagtgagtcatgtgacagaaatgacatcagaactcaccgtttataactgatgacatcagaactcaccgtttataaggatataatttacaggatattcatggcttttgtgtattatatatatatatacacacacatacacacattacatggtttgtacaaagtatacaTAAGCCGATGCACCATTTCAAGAGTATTATTCtaggggggagaaagaccatacctgtaAGACCATATGTGTGTAAACTCCACAACCCTTCTctgctatatctatatctatctgttGTCCCTGAGTGCCTTCAGTaattttaactatatatatatatatatatacatatatatatatatatatatatatatatatatatatattcatatacacacacatttcaatatatatatatacacacaatatatatatatatatatatatatatatatatatatatatatatatatatatatatatatatatacatatatattcatatacacacacatttcaaTATAAACAGGCCTGCAAAATGAGGTGCCCACTTAGGGAAATCCacattccaaaataaaaaattaagcaaagctctaaaaatacatgtttataaaaatgaagCATGGTGATGTTTCAAAAGTATGcttgttttttatatacatatacacgtATTTTACaaactcattttatttaaaatgatgcaaCATGTATATAAAAGAATGCATAACCACAGTACAGTGCTTTATATCATTTAGTTGTATCCTTGGCTGAGGGCATCAACCAGAACAGCAACAAATTTCTCCCAGGCTCCCTGGACTTGAGGAGTAAAGGCTGATCCCAGTTTGGAAGCCAAGACAATGACCAGAACTTCACCAAGACGCTATAAAGCGAGAAAACAAATTATGAGGATTTAATGCACATTAACAATGTCATATCACACATCAGACTGAATTTTTAACAAATACTGAGCATCAGCTTTGCCTTCAGCTTCTATACAGCTTCTATACTTGCAGCTTGCATAAATGCTTAATGATATTTGCTGTCAGCCTCATGAAGCAAGGAGAAAAgaaatatacaatttattttgtatGCTGTAAAAACACGAAACAGTCAAGAATAGGTCTTCCTTTTTAATTAGCATAAACACTTCAACTAAATAGAACTGAAAACTTTATTCAAATACAACGGTCTACTTGAAACTAAAAGTTGCTTTGAaggtaagcatttttttttagatataataGAAACAAAGCTATGAAAACACTGTGAATATGCATCATTTAAAAATAGTCTTACTAACATACTTAATACATATAACTTACATAACTCCTTTCCTGACTTAAAATTATAGCCATATAATGGTGGTGCAAGTCACCCATGGGCAGATTAGTCTATTTCAGTCTATGAATCTATGGTCAATTAGGCCTCACACTAAGAGAACCAAATCGGATGATAAAGGCACTCATCTGGTCGactaaaaaacatgttttgttggCTGATGACCACATACTTAGGATTATGGAATCACTGGCCTAGTAGAATTGCCAGCATGCCTGACTGGGATGTGACCAATTCTGAACAGAATATTCACTTAATTTTGGAACGCAGGCAGATTAACATGTTAAAATGTATACAAACCTTGAAGTTCTCAGGATCCACATAGAGCTTGAAGGCGTGGACCACACTGAGGTCATGGAGAGTTCCCTTCACATTGTCAAGATGGGCGATGGCATCACCAACAGCTGAAAGAACCTTCTTGCCATGGGCACGCACCTTGGCATTTCCAGCAATAGCTGTGACATTACTGAGATTTCCAAAACTGCTGAAGTATCTCTGGGTCCAGGGGTACACAACCAGCAGCCTGCAGAGAAAAGAACAAGCAGTATGAATATAAGTTATATGGACTGACATGTGTTATACCTTAGACAacagattatttaaataaaacaataactatATACACAGTAACCTAATCAGAGCTCTTTTGTAAGTGAATACtgacaaatggaaaaatatgGCATGAATACTATAAGACTACAAGAGAATGTTGAGTTTAAtaggacatacagtataaactaaAATGAAAGTACAACTCCCTTGTGCCCCATTTGCTCCTATTTATCATTCATACCTTTTCTGCATTAAACAAGGTGCAAAAATAGCAATGATTTTGCATCAGGCCAGATTAGAACTTTGATTGCATTACCTTGTGAGTGCATCATGGCCATCTTGCTCCTGGTTGACCTCCTGCCACACAGAGGTGATGGCGGCCTTCTCTTCAGCTGTCCAATGAACCATGGTTGCTGTTTGTGAGTTGGTACTGTTTGTGGTGAGACAATTGTAGGGCTCTGAACTACATGAGTTCCTCTCCTGAGATTTATAGGTGGTTGCGCTAAGTCACTCCCATGTTGGATTTGTGCTGCATCAGGAGAATGCTTTCAGCCTCATGCCTTAGTCACAACTGATAAAGCAATTCTAAAACTGACATTGCAGAATATCGTATCTGTTCACGTcagttttctttcctttttgaCACTGTGTAACTAAACTACAAGCTGTTCTTAAATGTAACAGTTTTTCTAAATATATGGTTTCTCATACATgtatatgaaaaatacattacatttctcccTAAGCATTGGTACAGCCTGAATAAAGCAATTTTCCTTGCTTTAGCTGGCCACACTGAATTAGTTACTTTGTGCAGGGATAAAAACTGCATTATGTTTAAATGTTGATTAAAcgctttaaaaaacatttttaaacttgtCACGCATCAGAAGAAAATTGACATgcaaaagtctatttttttttgtacgggaactcgattcgaattcgatacgagttttcgggtcgggactatttgatcacatttttcataaataacataaatttgaattgtaaataaaatctaattaatGAGAgttattaaaaattacattactctaaaatttgacctttgataaataacccccttaatttctaTCTGTGCTAACACATATTTTCatttcacttagttaggactgacgcAAGGACAATGCCATGATGAGGCACGTCAGCTtatgaatatacacacacataaatgtgTCTCTTTTAACTAGTGCAGTGCTGGGATGATGTGTATAGCATTTTTATTCAATTTGCAGAAAAACATGATGAATAAATTTAAGGCTTAACATGCTCTACAATCATTCCTGCAACCTTTCTGCAATAGaaacaaatatttcaatatttcctCTTGGTAAGTAAAAGCTATCTAGTTTCTATAGAATTCAACGGGAAATGTCTCTAACAGCTTTATTTGTTAGATTTTTCACCTAAGTTTTCAAATAGTGTGATAGGTCAGAGGATAAAGCATCCAATGATGTGAAAACCTTTGACcgtttgggggcagattcactaaagttaagtggctaacgctggcaacaattcaccAGTGTTGCAAcgcacagggacatcgccaattcactaacaggcgcagatgccaattcgctagtgaaagagaccattaCTAGTGTTCGTTCGCACTCTTTCGCCAGGCaatttttcgctctggcaaagggTTGTTATTcctcaaattcagtaaagtgcgaattttactgaacgttacctctttcgtcagagttgactttgccacctcagaccagacgaagtgctaaaaaatagctagatcttcctcaatcttctgttacttacatcatatcctgcatcataaatgcattaaagttaaaaaaacgctggtgacttttcctttttggaagcagaattgcctgcaaaatttctaacaaacttttttggggaaccagttttctccagacatttcataacatatggaacattcattttacagtgggctcatgtgtagggcattatattaacacTCTTGTCTTTttttaggttccctggacatttgtaataaaaagtggtaacttcaagcatttgcaccaacatttataataaagacctccatacaactttaaatttcccaccctattcaaattgacctaagctcaagatcactagcgaagtttcgtaggcgcaaatgaatgctagtgcatcttctactgccaaattaacgctagtgaaaaattgccagcgttcAACGCCCAGGGTGCgcttcacatattagtgaattagcgtagtgttagcgaatttgcacctggcaaagtggtgcgatgtgtttGAAGTAGTCGCTggcacaatttgccctttagtgaatttgccccctggtatgagtttttttttgcatattggaTTATATTCTTAATAAATCTATTATTGTTTTGTGTACCAAATAAATGTTTCATGTGTGATACTACCtaacatttgaattattatacCTTTTAAAATCCTCTCtgaataaaatttcaataaatttctCCCAAGCAACCTGAATATTCAGttatatcattttatatgttTAGTCAATATCATCTGCAAGTAAGCAAAGCCTGCTCTAAAAACATAACAGTtatcaaatattattaaaggagaaatactgtgtaaaaaaacaagaatgtatgACTGCATTATACTCCATTATACTCctctaaatatagaaggaatgtactGTTGTGTTTCAGGCTTATTATTAAACATTTCTTCAAATATCCCCACTAGTCCCATCCATCCATTCATCGCTTCTGTATGATAGGAACCATCAGCAACCATACAGACCtggtagggaactgaagcatATCTTTGCTTGTGTGGatttagggctgtgattggccattaatcAGAGGTCATGATTTTAGCTGTAGGGGAGTGACAAAGTTATAATTAACACAATGTGTTTTGTGGACATTGGTCCACCACAAGGTTAGCACTCTAGGAAATTGACTTCTCTCAGTTAGCCAGGCCACACAACCTTCTTAAAAGTCAGCATCACTACTGCACTTTCTCCAGACACTGCCTTTCTCCAGGCACAGACACAGGTCCCTTGGCACTTGCTTTATTTCTCAAGCTCaggtactctctctctctctctttatctcagGCTCCATGGGCCCCTAAGTTCCCTCACAGGCTTCTGAATACAGTCAGTACCTCCAGGTATTTGAGCACACCCCTTACACCTCAACAGGCAGCTCTACTCTCAGCTACCAATTAATTACATGACTGACAGGGAATATTAACTCTATCTGCCCTAGGCATCCCCTTCGACCCATATCATGCACCTTAAATGTACACTTCTCTGTACAGTGTGTTGGCTTCCCAAACACACTGTATCAATAGATATTTCtagtttttgctgatgatactaaattgtgtggGATATGACATAATTGGAAAACTGGGTTGCAAACCAGAAAAGCAGGTTGATGTTTAGAAGTGGAAAGATATGCACAtaggtagaaataatataaacgtgagttattcactaaatggcagtgttttggggTATACTTTACTGTAagggatctggggatttttgggGGTATCATTCAGTGGCTACAACAGCAAAAATTACGTTGTGTCTTGCATAATAAGGACATTCAtgcaaaggatgaaaacataattttgactcttcataggtccctggtaagatcTTACTTTGAGTATGCAGAGCAGTTCTGGGCTCCAGTCTTTAAGAAGGCTATTAATGAGCTGGGGGGactgcagagatgtgcaactaaactcaTTAAATGGATGAGGGTAAACTGtaacggttggggttgttttctctggaaaaaaagggaaCATGATTACCCTGTACAAGAACATgaaagggcattatagacagatagcggggacctttattttccaataaaaagAATCAAGccaaccctttagactagaggaacagaactttcatttgaagcaacgtagggggttcttcacagtgaggacagtgaggttgtggaatgcactgccgggtgatgttgtgatggctgattcagttaatgcctttaagagtaatTCCACACAATATTAGAGTGCTCAGCCTAGTGCAAAATCCTTGAGGACCAGGTGCTCAGCAGTAATTAACCCAACCTGCCACAGGTCAGGAAAATACGATACAGAGTCCAATGACTGCAGCACACTAATAGTGTGATACAGTCATTGGACTctgaatgcctttaagagtggcttggatgatttcttggacatacataatatccaaggctattgtgatactaaaatctacaattagtacaGATATTGGtatttataatttgcatatgtgagtgtatatataggtCTGTGCTTTTGTGCTTTCTTACATTGGGTGGTATATCATTTTTGACACtgcaagacccttggtgctgtcttttaccaggcccggatttgtggaaagtccacttaggcccgggcctagggcggcaggattttaggggggtggcatgctgcccaaccacacccacattggttcaaaaacactgggtacaatcattttttaaatttcccgtgcgacaATCccaattgctccagtccagatgatgaaaatttgcaaaaataaaggggaggggacagggacaacgaatggcagtgggcctaggggcatccactatgtaaatccagccctgtcttttacaaaacataaaaaacaagcATAAATCTCTCCACAGACATCTATTAAAGCATGGGGACATTTTAAGATAGAGAGAATACTCTTGAAACATCACCATGCTTCAATAAAGGCGAGTACTAGACTATAAAATGTGGTTTTAACATTCATGTTTCTTGATAACGGTCTCAGACCAGGACTGAAACCTTGATTTATTTAACgtgttttaaattttgataatAAGACATTGaagtttttaattgtaattactTCACCAGGCTAGAGGTGGTATTTGGCATAGCAGCAGCTCCCCCCCATCAAATGCACAACAATGGGTTTGTGGGGTTATTGTGATGtccaaaaagaccagcaacaccgggattttAGTTATGTGTTCAGATACATGAAtacaatgttttcctttttcactaAAATCCCGGTGCTGCTGGTCTTTTTGGTTGCTGTATGATATTTTACCGTACACCTGGGTAGGAGATAAAAGAAGCGGTGTACCACCctgctgattatatatatatatatatatatatatatatatatatatatatatatatatatatatatatatatatacacacacacacacattacctGCTCCAAGACAATtgtcaatatattaatatatcaatatatgtgtgtaaaCTCCACTCTCCttctctgtctatatatatatatatatatatatatatatatatatatatatatataaacacacacttcAATGGAAGCAGGCCTGCAACTTTAGCAAAATTAGGTGCCTACTTAGGGAAATCCACATCCCAAAATACAAAagataacaagaaaaaaaaaaataagcagatatgtttataataataactcTTTCTAAGTCCACAAACCTTTATTGAAGCATGGTGGTGTTttaacatgtataaatataaacttaACAACAGATGTATTttacaaactatttttatttaaaatgatgcaaCATGTACATAAAAGAATGCATAACCACAGTACAGTGCTTTATATGATTTAGTTGTATCCTTGGCTGAGGGCGTCAACCAGAACAGCAACAAATTTCTCCCAGGCTCCCTGGACTTGAGGAGTAAAGGCTGATCCCAGTTTGGAAGCCAAGACAATGACCAGAACTTCACCAAGACGCTGTAAAGCGAGAAAACAAATTATGAGGATTAAATGCACATTAACAATGTCATATTACACATCAGCCTGGATTTTACCAATACTTAGCATTAGTCTTGTCTTCAGCTTCTGCAGATGCCTTTTCTTTTTTGAGCTTGCATAAATGCTTAACAATATATCTGCTGTCAACCTTCAATTTGTTTTAAATCAGCATAAactcttcaaataaataaatgaataaaactgtAAACTGTATTCAAATACAAATAAAGGTGAGTTTTAAGGTAAGTTCTGTTTGGCTATGACCACATACTTAGAGCTAAGGAATCACTGGCCTAACAGTATGTCTGACTGGGATCTGATCAATTCTGAGCAAGTATTGACTTATTTTTGGAACAGAGACAGATTAACATGTTAAAATTGTTAATACAAACCTTGAAGTTCTCAGGATCCACATAGAGCTTGAAGGCGTGGACCACACTGAGGTCATGGAGAGTTCCCTTCACATTGTCAAGATGGGCGATGGCATCACCAACAGCTGAAAGAACCTTCTTGCCATGGGCACGCACCTTGACATTTCCAGCAATAGCTGTGGCATTACCGAGATTTCCAAAACTGCTGAAGTATCTCTGGGTCCAGGGGTACACAACCAGCAGCCTGCAGAGAAAAGAACAAGCAGTATGGATATAAGTTATATGGACTAACATGTATTATACCTTAGACAacagattatttaaataaaacaataactatATACACAGTAACCTAATCAGAGCTATTTTGCAAGTGAATATtgacaaatggaaaaatatgGCATGAATACTATAAGACTACAAGAGAATGTTGAGTGGAATAGGACATATAAACTAAAATTGACCTTTAACTTTTCTAAATTAAAGAATGTACAAAAATAGCAGGTACCCTTTTTCGCATCAGGCCAGATTAGTACTTTGATTGCATTACCTTGTGAGTGCATCATGGCCATCTTGCTCCTGGTTGACCTCCTGCCACACAGAGGTGATGGCGGCCTTCTCTTCAGCTGTCCAATGAACCATGGTTGCTGTTTGTGAGTTGGTACTGCTTGTGGTGAGACAAGTGTAGGGCTCTGAACTACATGAGTTCCTCTCCTGAGATTTATAGATGGTTGCGCTAAGTCACTCCCATGTTGGATTTGTGCTGCATCAGGAGAATGCTTTCAGCCTCATGCCTTAGTCACAACTGATAATTTTAAAACTGACATTGCAGAAAAGCATCTCTGttcagttttcttttcttttttttaaactgtgtcaCTAACTACAAGCTGTTCTTAaaggtaacaattttttttaaacattgatcTCACATATGTAGCATACATTCAATTTTTCCCTACGTTTTAGTAAAGCAAATTTCCTTTCTTTAGGGGGCCACAATGTGACAATACGTAAATGCGCATATGTGGTTAAGTATATATGTGGAAAACTATCCCCAATTATAGGCTGTAGACTTGAAGAATCACATGCCCCCTAAGAGGTTGAAGTGTGACTAGTTACTTTGTGCAGGGAAAATAACTccattgtgttatttttttttttttttaccaatgcatggtaacagtacattatgtcTAAATgtgtaaaacactttttggtattactgttcctttaaataatcagacaaatataaatatttttgcatagaAACTATTCTGTCTGTCACAGACTGGGTTATACACCTTGCAACTGTGGGTGTGAGACCCTTGTTtttcatacttaggggcagatttatcaaaggtcgaagttaaaaaaacttcgaacttcgaattcaaaaagaccaatcgaatggaggtcaaagttttttggggtcgaagtggcccgaagttttttttatttcgaccttcgatctcccaaactcccccaattgcctccgtacaggttctaggaggtccctcataggctaaaacagcacttcggcagcttttaggtggcgaatggtcgaagtcgaagttttaaagagacagtactttaaaaaaatttgaccttcaaagttttttcaacttcgaatggaagtatgactattccctagtcgaagtacacaaaaatagcttgaattcgaagtttttcacttcgaaacttcacctcaacctttgataaatctgcctcttaggtATTTATTCTTGCATTGCCTTCCACATGTGTATCTGCATTGCCATCAGTCAGATGGTTTATCAGTATAAAATAACTATCAATATAAGTTCTGACTCATTTGTTTGTATAGGGGTTTAATAATGGTCTTCGGGCTTGTATATAAAGGATAACTAATATATATTTGCTGCTATAATCAGTGAACAGCTTAGGTGTTAAAAATGTAACCTTGtgactaaggatgcaccgaacccaagattcggtctttttcagcaggattctgattcagccgaattcttgtACCtggccgaatttgcatatgcaaattaggattcagattcagtttggtatatTGGCCCAAATcattcaccaaggattcggggattcggcagCTACTTGTCTGCATGTTTCTCTATTCCATGGACACATGAca from the Xenopus laevis strain J_2021 chromosome 9_10L, Xenopus_laevis_v10.1, whole genome shotgun sequence genome contains:
- the LOC108702026 gene encoding hemoglobin subunit beta-2-like, coding for MVHWTAEEKAAITSVWQEVNQEQDGHDALTRLLVVYPWTQRYFSSFGNLGNATAIAGNVKVRAHGKKVLSAVGDAIAHLDNVKGTLHDLSVVHAFKLYVDPENFKRLGEVLVIVLASKLGSAFTPQVQGAWEKFVAVLVDALSQGYN
- the XB5745823.L gene encoding uncharacterized protein LOC100037217 (The RefSeq protein has 3 substitutions compared to this genomic sequence), with translation MVHWTAEEKAAITSVWQEVNQEQDGHDALTRLLVVYPWTQRYFSSFGNLGNATAIAGNVKVRAHGKKVLSAVGDAIAHLDNVKGTLHDLSVVHAFKLYVDPENFKRLGEVLVIVLASKLGSAFTPQVQGAWEKFVAVLVDALSQGYN